Part of the Cyprinus carpio isolate SPL01 chromosome A23, ASM1834038v1, whole genome shotgun sequence genome, TAGGAAATAAAACCCCAGCCAAATAGCCAGAGGACAGAGAGCAGATGGAAGAAGAGCTGCTTTTCTTCTAAATGTCCAGGGTAATGTGCTCTACTGTTGAATCATTTTGTGTGTTAATAGGAGCAATCCCTGAGTGCTCAGAGAAGTGTGCGGATTCTGGGAAACATTCCAGTGAGCAAGAGGAGACACAGAATCAGACTTCCCTCATACTGACACATTTGGACCCGTGGGAGGCTCATCTACAActgatatgatagatagatagatagatagatagatagatagatagatagatagatagatagatggtatTTTCTATAAGTTGTGGAACAAATGTTGTATAATTACATATATTCAATTTAtcttttatgttacattttaaatatcatgaCTTTTGAATCATGAATATCTTGGAGTTTTGGGACATTCCACTACTTAagcttgcatttttattttaaatggcctaggtcataatattcatatttgaagtaatctaatatttagaaaaaaagtatttgagtTTTCTGTATTCcaatcaatgtatttttaaaaagcattttaatctaCTTTTGGATAACCTGATAGATCTGGACGAAAAGGGGCATCACACCATTGACCCATTgatacgtgtttttttttttttttttttttgacatcataCAATATTAAATGTGTTGATAACCTTAGGGGATCACTGAGTTGGATGTGATATACAGGACTTAAATAAAAGGTTTATAGGGTGATTCTCCTGGTTTCAGAACTATGGACAGCGCCAATATATTTTcttgacttttttgttttagGCCACGCATAAGTtacaagcttttttaaaaaaaaaaaaaaaaaaaaaaaaatccttaccaCATTCTCTTGCCTTGTTACGTCAAAATCGACACTCTATAAAGCGTAAACGAACAATAAAAACGAACATACTGCTAAATCTGCAACTAATCCATTACTGTGTTGCTAAGACCCATATCACATGCTGaagaaataattattatcaaaACTCCACCACTCCCCAAATTACCTAATGCAACACTGCGGGTCTGCAACATCGAGAGGATTTACATAAAGGTTAAGACCCCGCTGCGCTCCAAATGTCAATCAGAGTGACGATGGTGCGTGTCCTTTCACCTTTATGAAGGTGGGGGCTCGTGCTCTCATTGACATTCTTAATGTAAGTCCGCGCCTTTACCATACGCGTGCATTCAAAGCACGTCAGAGACAACCAACGCAGCACATACAGCCATTTATTGATAACATTTCATCAAGATTTGCGTATAGGCAGGGAGCGAGTTATGAAGGGCGATCTGACTCAGCTAATTAAAGCTTCAACACACCTAAGGAGGTCAAAACAAATCACTGGGGGACATAATCGTTTTAACGGGGTTGTTTCAGTAATAAACATGAATCACTGCAACAACAGGCTGATAGGTATCGGATATAACATCCACAAAACTAAAGTATGCTATCAGTTATTACTTTATTATAGGTATAGATATAAAATTAATCCAAAACCGTGATAGCTTCGTGAGAGGGCGACAAAAGACAACTGTTGCGCGAGATGAACTTCAACAGATTGCGTCAAGAAATTATTTTACAAAGCTGACCTCGTTGAACGTCATCGTGTAATTCGGATTCTGCGTAACCTACAGGTTGCATGGTTTGCGTAAGACTGATTTCTCATGCATTAATCTCGCCATGATGAATTATTAATCCACATGCTCCCTCGCGTGAGTAATGAAATTAATGCAACAAATGTCAgtgaggtttattttattttattttattttaggttgcCTAACGGTTGCCGGCGATGCGCGTTCCCACACCCCTCCCCTCAACGGTGGGCTTCGGTGACGGTCTGGGGTTCATGTTTATGTCTGTCAGGTTTCCGATTGGGCGCCGTGTGGATGTGTGATGGGCATCCGAGCGCCGTGGGCGGGAGCAGTCATGTTTATAAACCACAGTACGCGCGCCGTGGGCGGGAAGACTGGACTGAGAAGGTAGTGATTCGAAAGCGAGAGGACGCGCGGCAGGCGGGCGGCTGTGGCAGACTGGAGCCTGTGGAGGAGGCGCGGCTTCCACTGCCCCTCCGCCGAAGCAGCTGTATGGACGACCACTTTAGCCTCCTCCACTCGCCTCCGCCTTCCTCAAGCAAGCACCGGGGCAACAACCTCGTGAACCACGGCTACACCGAAAACGAGCAAGACATCATGACAATTGTTGCATGCGACAACATGCTGGAGGAGTCGGCGGCGCTGCCCGGGCACCACTCTCTGGAGCGCTACGAGCCAGACCACGAGTGCTGCGAGAGAGTTGTCATCAATATTTCGGGCTTGCGCTTCGAGACGCAGCTCAAAACCCTGTCCCAGTTCCCCGAGACTTTACTTGGCGACCCCAAGAAGAGAATGCGCTACTTTGACCCACTTAGAAACGAGTATTTCTTTGACAGGAATCGGCCGAGCTTCGAtgccattttatattattaccaaTCCGGCGGGCGTATAAGGAGACCCGTGAACGTTCCCATAGACATTTTCTCCGAGGAGATACGCTTTTATGAGCTCGGGgaggaggccatggagaaatttCGAGAGGATGAGGGGTTTATAAAGGATGAGGTGCGTCCGTTGCCCTCTAATGAATTTCAGCGACAGGTGTGGCTGCTGTTTGAGTACCCGGAGAGCTCGGGTCCGGCCAGGGGCATCGCGATCGTCTCGGTGCTGGTCATTTTGATATCCATCGTCATCTTTTGTCTGGAAACGTTACCCGAGTTCCGGGACGACAGAGACCTGAAGACGGTCGCCCCACTTCTGAACGTAACTAACCCTTACCTTACGAGTCCCTTCTCTGACCCGTTCTTTGTCGTTGAGACTCTGTGCATCATCTGGTTCTCATTTGAGCTGCTCGTGCGTTTCTTCGCGTGCCCCAGCAAAGCCACGTTCTCCAAGAACATCATGAACATCATTGACATCGTGGCCATCATACCCTATTTCATCACTCTGGGGACAGAGCTCGCGGAAAGGCAAGGCAACGGCCAGCAGGCGATGTCCTTGGCCATTCTTAGGGTCATCAGACTCGTCCGCGTGTTTCGGATTTTCAAACTCTCGCGGCACTCCAAAGGGCTCCAGATTTTGGGGCAAACGCTCAAAGCCAGCATGCGAGAGCTGGGATTGCTGATCTTCTTTCTCTTCATCGGGGTCATCTTATTCTCGAGCGCCGTCTACTTCGCCGAGGCGGATGATCCCGACTCGGGCTTCAGCAGCATCCCTGATGCGTTCTGGTGGGCGGTGGTTACCATGACGACCGTGGGATACGGCGACATGCACCCGGTCACCATAGGAGGCAAAATCGTCGGCTCCCTGTGTGCTATTGCGGGCGTGTTAACCATCGCTTTGCCAGTGCCAGTCATCGTGTCCAATTTCAACTACTTTTACCACAGAGAGACTGAGGGAGAGGAGCAGGAGCAGTGCCTCCACGTCGGCAGCTGACAGCCTTTGTCCTCCTCCGAGGAGCTGAAGAAGACGCGGAGCACGTCTTCGCTCAGCAAGTCGGAGTACATGGTCATTGAGGAGGGCATCAACAGCGCCTTCAAGCAGCCCAACTTCCCCGCTCAGAACAACCAGAACTGCGTGAACATTAAAAAGATGTTCACGGACGTGTAGGCTTCTAGGCGTGTGTCAGTGCAAGTCTGCGTGATGATGGCAACGCTGTAGGTTCATGTCATGACAGCCAAGTGCGGCTGAGTGTGTCGCCCTCCATTTCCATGACGCAGAGGAAATGTTACATGTCTAACGCGCCAGTCCCATGCAGTGTCCATCACCTGTTTGACTGAACCATTTTACTGTGAGGAGGAAGCCGCTATCGGCTTTCAGACCGTTTGCTGTCTTTAGGGTAGGTTCATTCATAGAAGCAATATGTGATATCAGTGTGGCAAGCCGCTTTAACATTTATTCCTTAAAACTAACTagcaactatttttattttactattattttttgaTAACGAGTAGCCTAAGTAATCCAGTAGTACGGTTTTCAGTTGCTATTGtaactatttttcatatatatttatatatataaggtcATTGCATCCCTGCCACTGCTGAATTATTTTTATCTCCagtggggataaaaaaaaaagcatcccgCGAACAGTCCCGAAGTCCAGATCctgtttttacagtttgtttatCACTTTAGTACTTCTATTCAAGTAGTCCCTCCAAATCTCgcactggagaaaaaaataaataaataaataaataaaatgttgtaggatttactttgaaaaaaaaaatcactctaaaAGGTCTAattacaagaaacatttatttaaacatgacacatttatttgtatttattattattattaataatagtaatattttgcacAGTGCAGTagtgatttatttagttgttacTGGTAACAAACCTTTTGTCATTGAATTCTGTCGGGTTAATATATGAACTGTTCACTTCAGACTTGCATGCActagttacattttt contains:
- the LOC109096210 gene encoding potassium voltage-gated channel subfamily A member 1-like, with amino-acid sequence MCDGHPSAVGGSSHVYKPQYARRGREDWTEKVVIRKREDARQAGGCGRLEPVEEARLPLPLRRSSCMDDHFSLLHSPPPSSSKHRGNNLVNHGYTENEQDIMTIVACDNMLEESAALPGHHSLERYEPDHECCERVVINISGLRFETQLKTLSQFPETLLGDPKKRMRYFDPLRNEYFFDRNRPSFDAILYYYQSGGRIRRPVNVPIDIFSEEIRFYELGEEAMEKFREDEGFIKDEVRPLPSNEFQRQVWLLFEYPESSGPARGIAIVSVLVILISIVIFCLETLPEFRDDRDLKTVAPLLNVTNPYLTSPFSDPFFVVETLCIIWFSFELLVRFFACPSKATFSKNIMNIIDIVAIIPYFITLGTELAERQGNGQQAMSLAILRVIRLVRVFRIFKLSRHSKGLQILGQTLKASMRELGLLIFFLFIGVILFSSAVYFAEADDPDSGFSSIPDAFWWAVVTMTTVGYGDMHPVTIGGKIVGSLCAIAGVLTIALPVPVIVSNFNYFYHRETEGEEQEQCLHVGS